In a genomic window of Thermoanaerobaculales bacterium:
- a CDS encoding helix-turn-helix domain-containing protein gives MPRDTRDRILDAASRLFSERGFDGTAVADVLAGAGVRSGSLYHFFPSKEALAEAVVARCADRAREALLDPAEAAATDPLERVFALLGRWRLGLEGRLPGGPDPSGLLAAELAARRPGVGRLAEGYRARLAARIRSWLDDAGPRLPADVDRAELASFVVTVLEGATMQSRAAASLEPFDRAVRQLRALLALLEGAPATARAAGARELAEPAAPGGAAGDPAGWRAW, from the coding sequence ATGCCTCGCGACACCCGTGACCGGATCCTCGATGCGGCGAGCCGCCTGTTCAGCGAGCGCGGCTTCGACGGCACCGCCGTGGCGGACGTGCTGGCCGGGGCCGGCGTCCGCAGCGGCAGCCTCTACCACTTCTTCCCGAGCAAGGAGGCGCTGGCCGAGGCGGTGGTGGCCCGTTGCGCGGACCGCGCCAGGGAGGCGCTGCTCGACCCCGCCGAGGCAGCCGCCACGGACCCCCTCGAGCGGGTCTTTGCGCTGCTCGGCCGGTGGCGCCTCGGGTTGGAGGGGAGGTTGCCGGGTGGCCCGGACCCGAGCGGGCTGCTGGCCGCCGAGCTGGCCGCGCGACGTCCGGGCGTCGGACGGCTCGCCGAGGGGTATCGGGCGCGGCTGGCGGCGCGGATCCGGAGCTGGCTGGATGACGCCGGACCCCGTCTGCCGGCGGACGTCGATCGGGCCGAGCTGGCGAGCTTCGTGGTGACCGTGCTCGAGGGCGCCACGATGCAGAGCCGCGCAGCGGCGTCCCTCGAGCCTTTCGACCGGGCGGTTCGCCAGCTCAGGGCCCTGCTCGCGCTGCTCGAGGGCGCGCCGGCGACCGCGCGCGCGGCTGGCGCCCGGGAGCTCGCGGAGCCGGCCGCCCCGGGCGGTGCGGCCGGCGATCCGGCGGGCTGGCGGGCGTGGTGA
- a CDS encoding co-chaperone GroES has protein sequence MKVKPLGDRVLVKRIEAREEVRGGIIIPDTAKEKPQEAEVVAVGDGKLDDDGKRLPMSVKKGDRVLIGKYSGQDIKINDEEHTILREDEILAIIVK, from the coding sequence ATGAAAGTGAAACCTCTCGGTGACAGGGTGCTCGTCAAGCGGATCGAGGCGCGCGAGGAGGTCCGTGGCGGCATCATCATCCCGGACACCGCGAAGGAGAAGCCCCAGGAAGCCGAGGTCGTGGCGGTCGGCGACGGCAAGCTCGACGACGACGGCAAGCGCCTGCCCATGAGCGTCAAGAAGGGCGACCGAGTCCTGATCGGCAAGTACTCCGGCCAGGACATCAAGATCAACGACGAAGAGCACACCATCCTGCGCGAGGACGAGATCCTCGCCATCATCGTGAAGTAA
- the groL gene encoding chaperonin GroEL (60 kDa chaperone family; promotes refolding of misfolded polypeptides especially under stressful conditions; forms two stacked rings of heptamers to form a barrel-shaped 14mer; ends can be capped by GroES; misfolded proteins enter the barrel where they are refolded when GroES binds): MAGKQIVYSEEARSKVLAGVNKLADAVKVTLGPKGRNVILEKKFGSPTITKDGVTVAKEIELPDHLENMGAQMVREVASKTSDVAGDGTTTATVLAQAIYREGIKNVTAGANPMELKRGIDVATKRAVEAITKMAVPVAGEAIAHVGTISANADTEIGEIIREAMEKVGKDGVITVEEAKGLDTTLEVVEGMQFDRGYLSPYFVTDAERMETVLEDAKILIFEKKISNMKDLLPILEKIAQQGRPLLIIAEDVEGEALATLVVNKLRGTLSVAAVKAPGFGDRRKAMLEDIAILSGGKLISEDLGIKLENVQWDDLGSAKKIVINKDDTTIVVDDDDSKKHEAVLGRVQQIKKQIEDTTSDYDREKLQERLAKLVGGVAQIKVGAATETEMKEKKARVEDALHATKAAVEEGIVPGGGVALLRAMDQVEKLIKELEGDIQTGARILLRALEEPTRQIILNTGLDEAAVIVREIRAKKGAVGFDAAKGEITDLVKAGVIDPAKVTRNALLNASSIAGLLLTTEALVCEIPEKKEKMGGPGGGMGGGDMDMY, translated from the coding sequence ATGGCAGGCAAACAGATCGTCTACTCCGAGGAGGCTCGGAGCAAGGTTCTCGCGGGCGTCAACAAGCTCGCCGACGCGGTCAAGGTGACGCTCGGCCCCAAGGGTCGCAACGTCATCCTCGAGAAGAAGTTCGGCTCGCCGACGATCACCAAGGACGGGGTGACCGTGGCCAAGGAGATCGAGCTCCCGGACCATCTCGAGAACATGGGCGCCCAGATGGTGCGCGAGGTCGCGTCCAAGACCTCGGACGTGGCCGGCGACGGCACCACCACCGCCACCGTGCTCGCTCAGGCCATCTACCGTGAGGGCATCAAGAACGTCACCGCCGGCGCCAACCCGATGGAGCTCAAGCGCGGGATCGACGTCGCCACCAAGCGCGCCGTCGAGGCGATCACCAAGATGGCGGTCCCGGTCGCCGGCGAGGCGATCGCCCATGTCGGCACCATCTCGGCCAACGCCGACACCGAGATCGGCGAGATCATCCGGGAAGCGATGGAGAAGGTCGGCAAGGACGGCGTCATCACGGTCGAGGAGGCCAAGGGCCTCGACACGACCCTCGAGGTGGTCGAGGGCATGCAGTTCGACCGCGGCTACCTGTCGCCCTACTTCGTGACCGACGCCGAGCGCATGGAGACGGTGCTCGAGGACGCCAAGATCCTGATCTTCGAGAAGAAGATCTCCAACATGAAGGACCTGCTGCCGATCCTCGAGAAGATCGCCCAGCAGGGCCGCCCGCTCCTGATCATCGCCGAGGACGTCGAGGGCGAGGCCCTCGCCACCCTGGTCGTGAACAAGCTGCGCGGCACCCTGTCCGTGGCCGCCGTGAAGGCCCCCGGTTTCGGTGACCGGCGCAAGGCCATGCTCGAGGACATCGCGATCCTGTCGGGCGGCAAGCTGATCTCCGAGGACCTCGGCATCAAGCTCGAGAACGTCCAGTGGGACGACCTCGGCTCGGCCAAGAAGATCGTCATCAACAAGGACGACACCACGATCGTGGTCGACGACGACGACTCCAAGAAGCACGAGGCCGTGCTCGGCCGCGTCCAGCAGATCAAGAAGCAGATCGAGGACACCACCTCGGACTACGACCGCGAGAAGCTGCAGGAGCGGCTCGCGAAGCTGGTCGGCGGCGTGGCCCAGATCAAGGTGGGCGCCGCCACCGAGACCGAGATGAAGGAGAAGAAGGCGCGCGTCGAGGACGCGCTGCACGCCACCAAGGCGGCGGTCGAAGAGGGCATCGTCCCGGGCGGCGGCGTCGCCCTGCTGCGCGCCATGGACCAGGTCGAGAAGCTGATCAAGGAGCTCGAGGGCGACATCCAGACCGGCGCCAGGATCCTGCTGCGGGCGCTCGAGGAGCCGACTCGCCAGATCATCCTCAACACCGGGCTCGACGAGGCGGCGGTCATCGTCCGCGAGATCCGCGCCAAGAAGGGCGCCGTCGGCTTCGACGCCGCCAAGGGCGAGATCACCGATCTCGTCAAGGCCGGCGTGATCGACCCGGCCAAGGTCACCCGCAACGCGCTGCTCAACGCCTCCTCGATTGCCGGGCTGCTGCTCACCACCGAAGCGCTGGTCTGCGAGATCCCGGAGAAGAAGGAGAAGATGGGCGGCCCAGGCGGCGGCATGGGCGGCGGCGACATGGACATGTACTGA
- a CDS encoding M3 family oligoendopeptidase, which yields MRTNAWSLLMMFACTATAGVGGLDRLPAVTPDGNAERASIPAVYRWDLSALYPDEASWAADYAAAQAELARLAALHPRLDDPATLAAYLGRYFDLELAGNRLNLYANLSQNTDTTDQAAIARQQQGLALTADIMNEGTVLRGAVLALSADEMAAAYAAVPALERYRPAIDSLRRRAGRVLDPEAERVLALAGDNLWAAIDLNELPSPIERAYQSMLSELPLPQIVDEQGDTVGLTLANYGLYRASADRRVRRDAVQGLLGSLKGFENTFAATLAGQAQLDVLFARARRYDTALEAYLDKDEVPAAVYHNLIATVRAHAPALHRYVELRKRALGLDEVHLYDLYIPMVEGVDRPFTYPEGARAILESMAPLGPDYVAMAREMIDPANGAIDVYPSNRKDSGAFSSSVYGVHPYIKMNYMDRYDDVSTLTHELGHALHSQLSAANQPYLTSRYTMLLAEIASTCNEMLLSRSMLDHAASDAERAWLLSELAESVRTTIYRQTMFAEFELKVHSLAEAGEPITASRLNEIYASLVRDYYGPGYTIDPNDGVEWAYIPHFYYKYYVYSYATGLASGIAIAERVAAGEPGATDAYLGMLKAGNSRPPVELLQGAGVDLTTPRPIAAALEFFERTVAELEKLVVKE from the coding sequence ATGAGAACCAACGCGTGGAGTCTGCTCATGATGTTCGCGTGCACCGCGACCGCCGGCGTCGGGGGGCTGGACAGGCTGCCGGCTGTGACCCCGGACGGCAACGCCGAGCGGGCGAGCATTCCCGCCGTCTACCGCTGGGATCTGTCGGCGCTCTACCCGGACGAGGCGAGCTGGGCGGCGGACTACGCCGCCGCTCAGGCCGAGCTGGCACGCCTCGCCGCCCTCCATCCGCGGCTCGATGACCCGGCGACCCTCGCCGCCTACCTCGGCCGCTACTTCGACCTCGAGCTCGCCGGCAACCGGCTGAACCTCTACGCCAACCTGTCGCAGAACACCGACACCACCGACCAGGCGGCGATCGCCCGGCAGCAGCAGGGGCTGGCGCTGACCGCCGACATCATGAACGAGGGCACCGTGCTGCGTGGTGCGGTGCTGGCGCTGTCGGCAGACGAGATGGCGGCAGCGTACGCCGCGGTCCCCGCGCTCGAGCGGTACCGGCCGGCGATCGACAGCCTGCGCCGCCGCGCGGGCCGGGTGCTCGACCCCGAGGCCGAGAGGGTGCTGGCGCTGGCCGGCGACAACCTGTGGGCCGCCATCGACCTCAACGAGCTGCCGTCGCCGATCGAGCGCGCCTATCAGTCGATGCTGTCCGAGCTGCCGCTTCCCCAGATCGTCGACGAGCAGGGCGACACGGTTGGCCTGACCCTGGCCAACTACGGCCTCTACCGGGCCTCGGCAGACCGCCGGGTGCGGCGGGACGCGGTGCAGGGCCTGCTCGGCTCGCTGAAGGGCTTCGAGAACACCTTTGCCGCGACCCTTGCCGGCCAGGCCCAGCTCGACGTGCTGTTCGCCCGCGCCCGGCGCTATGACACCGCGCTCGAGGCCTACCTCGACAAGGACGAGGTCCCGGCCGCCGTCTACCACAACCTGATCGCCACCGTCCGTGCCCACGCGCCGGCGCTCCACCGCTACGTCGAGCTGCGCAAGCGGGCGCTCGGCCTCGACGAGGTGCACCTCTATGACCTGTACATCCCGATGGTCGAGGGCGTCGATCGGCCGTTCACCTACCCCGAGGGCGCCCGCGCCATCCTCGAGTCGATGGCCCCGCTCGGCCCGGACTACGTGGCGATGGCCCGCGAGATGATCGATCCGGCCAACGGCGCGATCGACGTCTATCCCTCGAACCGCAAGGACAGCGGCGCCTTCTCGAGCTCGGTCTACGGCGTCCACCCCTACATCAAGATGAACTACATGGACCGCTACGACGACGTGTCGACGCTGACCCACGAGCTCGGCCACGCCCTCCACAGCCAGCTGTCGGCCGCCAATCAGCCCTACCTGACCTCGCGCTACACCATGCTCCTGGCCGAGATCGCTTCGACGTGCAACGAGATGCTGCTGTCGCGCTCCATGCTCGACCACGCCGCGTCGGACGCCGAGCGGGCGTGGCTGCTGTCGGAGCTCGCCGAGTCGGTCCGCACCACGATCTACCGCCAGACCATGTTCGCCGAGTTCGAGCTCAAGGTGCACTCACTCGCCGAGGCGGGCGAGCCGATCACCGCCAGCCGGCTCAACGAGATTTACGCCAGCCTGGTCCGCGACTACTACGGGCCCGGCTACACGATCGACCCCAACGACGGCGTCGAGTGGGCCTACATCCCGCACTTCTACTACAAGTACTACGTCTACTCGTACGCTACCGGGCTCGCCTCCGGGATTGCGATCGCCGAGCGGGTCGCCGCCGGCGAGCCGGGGGCCACGGACGCCTACCTCGGCATGCTCAAGGCCGGCAACTCGAGGCCGCCGGTCGAGCTGCTGCAAGGGGCGGGCGTCGACCTGACCACGCCGCGCCCGATCGCCGCCGCGCTCGAGTTCTTCGAGCGCACGGTTGCCGAGCTCGAGAAGCTGGTCGTCAAGGAGTGA